A genomic window from Methanobrevibacter sp. includes:
- a CDS encoding right-handed parallel beta-helix repeat-containing protein yields MNKKSLFITTLLVFAIILSSSAVFAQDASDIAATTDELGLQESSDVSDIIQSTEDSKLSSSYDIKANSDSQTIQNTINNMSDGDTLNFEEGTYNDICIYVDKSITINGNGATLIGYENPNENTTPDKVITPTQAGGYGIGNYATLYLINNTNVVINGLTIVGQNPAYGQAAVYATQAKNLTIEKSTITGGYWGIYLNSCADGTIIDNTVQNQEAIGIINFGSARTLIANNKVVNAKNHGIDARHGTGPNVQILNNTVIGSKEGIYLMHSKGHTASGNTIINCTTSSITCYGSGQITLSNNILQKSRIGILLGGGYYDINIEENTFSLDNLPFPPTFVYYVAQANSAYQTADNVIGTYTDSSSSDVSYTKTADIATPVKVNPDYSAIVNPTGTTYNVTSEMSGTEIQSVIDSMADGDSLSFEKDAVFNDICIYTDKNIKIIGNNATLIGYNNLNTENIPVKIRNATANGGYAIGEYAVVYVVNTTGAVISDLNIVAQYPGYDTTKATTNTEEYKTVGLHIEQSKKFSAVNLDITGASWGIFLRSSPNGLVANNNIHDVYTTGIMNFGSANTTIMSNTITNAFNHGIDVRHGTGPNVVIYNNTVSGAKEGIYLMHSKGHSVYENTISNYKISAITAYGSGNEAIFNNTIGTGRLHFLLGGGYYNVTIGTNKYPATSMYYPFPPTFREFIAFADSKFQSAANIVGLYSTNINTQLVAEDINLTNTKGTITVTLKDGSGSAIYNEEVLLTLNDKNYTATTDSNGIASFDVTAKDGENTATFTYNARSYFVSSNATAKINVIRNATSISAVKVTKTYNVAKNVVITLKDADKNVLANKTVYLVINGKTYKDVTNAKGQASIALTNLAPKTYTATVKFAGEDKLKESSSKVTVVVKKAAPKLTAKAKTFKASVKTKKYTVTLKTNKGKVIKNAKVTIKVKGKTFSAKTNSKGQATLKITKLTKKGKYTAIVKFAGNSYYAAKTVKPKITIK; encoded by the coding sequence TTCGCAATAATCTTAAGTTCATCAGCAGTATTTGCACAGGATGCTTCAGATATTGCTGCAACAACTGATGAATTAGGATTACAGGAAAGCTCTGATGTAAGTGATATTATTCAAAGTACAGAAGATTCAAAGTTATCTTCCAGCTACGACATTAAAGCTAATTCAGATAGTCAAACCATCCAAAATACTATCAATAATATGAGCGATGGAGATACTTTAAACTTCGAAGAGGGAACATATAACGACATTTGTATATATGTAGACAAAAGCATTACAATCAATGGTAACGGAGCAACATTAATCGGATATGAAAATCCAAACGAAAATACTACTCCTGATAAAGTTATCACTCCTACACAAGCCGGAGGATACGGAATAGGAAACTATGCAACATTATATCTCATAAACAATACTAATGTTGTCATCAACGGATTAACCATTGTCGGACAGAACCCTGCATACGGACAGGCAGCTGTTTATGCAACCCAGGCTAAAAACTTAACCATTGAAAAATCCACAATTACCGGAGGATACTGGGGTATTTACTTAAATTCCTGTGCTGACGGAACTATTATAGACAATACCGTTCAAAACCAAGAAGCAATTGGTATTATAAACTTCGGATCTGCAAGAACCCTTATTGCAAACAACAAAGTTGTCAATGCTAAAAACCACGGTATCGATGCAAGACACGGAACCGGACCTAATGTTCAAATTTTAAACAACACAGTTATCGGTTCCAAAGAAGGTATATACTTAATGCACTCCAAAGGACACACTGCAAGCGGAAACACCATTATTAACTGTACTACAAGTTCTATCACATGTTACGGATCAGGTCAAATTACTCTTTCCAATAACATTTTACAAAAATCCAGAATCGGTATTTTACTTGGTGGAGGATACTATGACATCAACATTGAAGAAAATACCTTCAGTTTAGACAATTTGCCTTTCCCACCTACATTCGTTTACTATGTAGCTCAGGCAAATAGCGCTTACCAAACTGCAGACAATGTAATTGGAACCTACACCGACAGTTCATCCAGTGATGTTTCATACACCAAAACTGCAGACATTGCAACCCCTGTTAAAGTAAACCCTGATTACTCAGCAATCGTCAACCCAACAGGAACTACATACAATGTCACCAGTGAAATGAGCGGAACTGAAATCCAAAGCGTAATCGATTCAATGGCTGATGGAGACTCATTATCCTTTGAAAAAGATGCAGTATTTAATGACATCTGCATTTACACTGATAAAAATATTAAAATTATCGGAAATAACGCTACCTTAATCGGATACAACAACCTTAACACTGAAAACATACCTGTAAAAATTAGAAATGCAACCGCTAACGGCGGATATGCAATAGGAGAATATGCAGTAGTATATGTTGTAAACACAACCGGAGCAGTAATCAGCGATTTAAATATTGTTGCACAGTATCCTGGTTATGACACCACCAAAGCAACAACAAATACTGAAGAATATAAAACTGTAGGATTACACATTGAACAAAGCAAAAAATTCTCAGCTGTAAACTTGGATATTACCGGCGCATCCTGGGGTATTTTCTTAAGAAGTTCACCTAACGGACTTGTAGCTAACAACAACATCCACGATGTATACACAACAGGTATCATGAACTTCGGTTCAGCTAACACTACCATCATGAGCAACACAATCACAAATGCTTTTAACCATGGTATCGATGTGAGACACGGAACCGGACCTAACGTAGTTATCTACAACAACACAGTCAGCGGTGCAAAAGAAGGAATCTATCTTATGCACTCCAAAGGCCACAGTGTTTACGAAAACACAATCAGCAATTATAAAATCAGTGCTATTACTGCATACGGATCTGGAAATGAAGCTATCTTCAACAACACCATAGGTACCGGAAGATTACACTTCCTGCTTGGTGGAGGATACTACAATGTAACCATTGGAACCAACAAATACCCTGCAACTTCAATGTACTACCCATTCCCACCAACATTCAGGGAATTCATCGCATTTGCAGATTCCAAATTCCAAAGTGCAGCAAACATAGTTGGACTTTACAGTACCAATATCAATACCCAACTTGTTGCTGAAGACATTAACCTTACCAATACCAAAGGAACTATTACCGTAACCTTGAAAGACGGTTCCGGAAGTGCAATATACAATGAAGAAGTTCTTTTAACATTAAATGATAAAAATTACACTGCTACAACAGATTCCAATGGTATTGCATCCTTTGATGTCACTGCAAAAGATGGTGAAAACACTGCAACTTTCACATATAATGCTAGAAGCTATTTCGTAAGTTCAAATGCAACTGCAAAAATCAATGTAATTAGAAATGCAACTTCTATCAGTGCAGTTAAAGTTACAAAAACTTACAATGTTGCTAAAAATGTAGTCATTACATTAAAAGATGCTGATAAAAATGTATTAGCTAATAAGACAGTATACCTTGTCATTAACGGTAAAACCTACAAAGACGTAACCAATGCAAAAGGTCAAGCAAGCATTGCATTAACTAATTTAGCTCCTAAAACCTACACTGCAACCGTTAAATTTGCAGGTGAAGACAAATTGAAAGAATCTAGTTCAAAAGTCACTGTTGTAGTTAAAAAAGCAGCTCCAAAATTAACTGCTAAAGCTAAAACCTTTAAAGCAAGTGTAAAAACCAAAAAATACACTGTAACTTTAAAAACCAACAAAGGTAAAGTAATTAAAAACGCTAAAGTTACAATTAAAGTTAAAGGTAAAACATTCTCTGCAAAAACCAACAGCAAAGGACAAGCAACCTTGAAAATTACCAAATTAACTAAAAAAGGTAAATACACCGCTATTGTTAAATTTGCAGGTAACAGTTACTATGCTGCTAAAACCGTAAAACCTAAAATAAC